In Choloepus didactylus isolate mChoDid1 chromosome 6, mChoDid1.pri, whole genome shotgun sequence, one DNA window encodes the following:
- the LOC119538015 gene encoding olfactory receptor 5AN1-like yields the protein MITGGNITEITHFILLGFSDFPRILPVLFVIFLLIYIMTVTWNLCLIILIRMDSHLHTPMYFFLSNLSFTDICYVTATAPNMLSNFFQKQQTITFVGCMVQLFFFAGTGLSESCLLTAMAYDRYAAICKPLLYSSIMSPSLCGWMAVGAYMAGLSASFSLLGALLQLHFCGPNVISHFLCDMPQLLILSCTDTFFVQVMIAVSTMIFGITNVLIIMISYGYIIISVMKITSAKGRSKAFNTCASHVTAVSLFYTSGIFVYLSSSSGGSSSTDRFASVFYTVVIPLMNPVIYSLRNREIIDALKSLQKKRRHC from the coding sequence ATGATTACAGGAGGAAATATTACAGAGATCACCCACTTCATCCTCTTGGGATTCTCAGATTTTCCCAGGATCTTACCAGTGCTCTTTGTTATATTCCTGCTGATCTACATTATGACTGTGACCTGGAACCTGTGCCTCATCATCTTAATAAGGATGGATTCCCACctgcacacacccatgtacttcttcctcagcaACCTGTCCTTTACAGATATCTGCTATGTTACTGCCACAGCCCCAAATATGCTCTCCAACTTCTTCCAGAAGCAGCAAACAATCACCTTTGTGGGCTGCATGGTTCAGCTGTTCTTCTTTGCAGGCACAGGACTGAGTGAGTCTTGTCTCCTGACAGCCATGGCTTATGACCGATATGCTGCCATTTGTAAGCCACTGCTCTATTCATCCATCATGTCTCCCAGCCTCTGTGGTTGGATGGCAGTGGGAGCCTACATGGCTGGGctctctgcttctttttccctgttAGGTGCCTTGCTTCAGCTCCACTTCTGTGGGCCAAATGTTATCAGCCATTTCCTCTGTGACATGCCTCAATTGCTAATCTTGTCCTGCACTGACACTTTCTTTGTACAAGTCATGATTGCTGTATCAACAATGATATTTGGAATAACAAATGTCCTAATTATCATGATATCCTATGGTTATATTATCATCTCTGTCATGAAGATCACTTCAGCTAAAGGCAGGTCCAAGGCTTTCAACACCTGTGCTTCTCATGTGACAGCTGTTTCCCTCTTCTATACATCAGGTATCTTTGTCTATTTGAGTTCCAGCTCTGGTGGTTCCTCCAGCACTGACAGATTTGCATCAGTCTTTTACACTGTGGTCATTCCCTTGATGAATCCAGTGATTTACAGCCTTAGAAACAGAGAGATTATAGATGCCTTGAAGAGTTTGCAAAAGAAGAGAAGGCACTGCTGA